In Miscanthus floridulus cultivar M001 chromosome 8, ASM1932011v1, whole genome shotgun sequence, the sequence agttgctttgaatTTTTTGATATAtgtattttgctatgcatctagatatacaaAGCGacatataatttggaacagagggagtagtagtGAATAGTCGTTGACTTGATCAGAAGcagtgtgcaaacaagatcaagtgtTGCATCCTAGTACTTATCTCTGGTAGCTGATGTATATATAATAATCAACATAAAACCCAACTCCTTCTGTGACAATATATAGCTACTTATTTGGAACTAGAAACAGGAGTATAAACGTACACGGCACTTCTGCCTcgtgccatgcatgcatgcaaatgcaaaagcatgagaacaagagaagctagaagagaacATCTTATTAACGTACACAGGTCGATGAAGATCGAAAGGGATCCAAATATTCAGCAGTAGAAATGAAGACAACAACCATCTCTAACATACTAATTAACTACGCACAGCTATAGATCGAAATAACGCTGATCTGTAACTGTAAACTGGAGCCTACAGCTTGTACAGCCACGCAGATTGCACCGACGATAACACTGCCCCTGTTAATTGTTAAGCTGCCTGGGAGCCATACAATCTAGGCATGCAGTTTTACATCTGTGCAGGTAGCCAAATCCTACGTCATCGTCACAAAAACGTTTGCTGAATTTTTTGCACAAGCTCCTCCGCGCTAAGCTCGCACTCGATCCCAATCTGTACACAAAAAAAAAAGGCCGGCAAGCATTGTCAGACAAACTTTTCAATTAATTTCTAAAGAGTAGATGGATGAATAGCAAGGTTATATAGCTCATATCTTCGAGAGTCGAGAGTACATACATCCATGTATTCATGAAACTATATGCATAACAGCAACTACTTCCCAGCTGTACGTTTTCAACTACACCATGACAGCAACATGCTGCCATGCATAGTTTGCACCAGCAGGCATCTGACCTCTAGCAAGCTGTGTTACTGTTTGAGGATAAGAACCACATGGCTCTGCTGGTTTATCTCTCTCACGCATGCACACTGCTGCTCAGGGGCACAGTACAATTTCCTGAACCCAAATCAATACTACCCAACCCTGTTCACTATTTGTGTATATTGCACACCACTCACAGACTTCCAGAGTCACAGTACTGTATGTATTCGAACTCTGGtagaagctagctagctagcctacATACACGCACTGGcgcttcatgaagaaaccagtcGATTCGACCCGGTCCATTTGAAAAATTGTTTGGGAGCTAAAGATGGCATATCCCATGCATATACATGCAGGCAAGGCTTGAAACAATAATGGTTGGATCAATATATGTTGCTTTTTTCATGGTTATTTCCCGGGGAGTTTGAATATAGGCTAGCTAGCTACATATAGAGCTCACATGAAATGAGGACATCCTAATACTACATACTGTATGTTGAATTTAGCAATTTATTCAGCAGTGTGAGTGCCTTAAAAATGCACACATATTAGTCTTGTTTGCTTCTTGTGACCAGATGTGCGTACGTAACATCATTCTGTCCGTCTTTTAATACGTTGTATTAATATCGACATGATGATTCTGTATGTTGAATTTATCAATTTATTTGTTGTTATTAGATCTTATATAAGAAACGGTGGGAAAAATCAAGCAGGCTACATAGAttgcggtgtgtgtgtgtgtgtgtgtgtgtagagagagagagagagagagagagagagagagtaccttGATGGTGAAGGAGTGCACCATGGTGTCGTCCACGGTGCTGACGCTGACGTGAAGGATCTCCAGCGAGAGACTCTCGAGTGCAGCGATGATCTTGAGTGCCTGCCCCGGCGCGCGGTGAGACACCGTCTTGAGCACCAGGTTGGGCCCTGCAAACTCCACCTTCACGTCGGGGATGGTGAGGCCGGCCGCCGCTGGCCTGCAGCCTGCCTGCGCGGCGAGCTCGGTCACGAGACTGTCTAGGGTCGGCAGGTACGTCGTCGTCTGCGTAGAgtagtgctgctgctgctgatcgtACGagtaggacgacgacgacgacgttggCGTTATCACCGGCGACGCCGCCATGTAGGCCGCAGCGGCCAGGTATGGGAGCCTGCAGCTTCCAGTTCCAGCCGCGCCGGATGCAGCAGCAGGCTTGTACGGGCTGCCCGGGGTCGGCGTCCGGGGGCTTATGGGCACCGCGACACGCGGGCTGAGCGGTGGCGTGGACTTGACGACGAGAGGCCGCGGGCTGGCTGCCGACACGCTACCAGCAGGCCGCGGGCTCAGCACCTGCTCCGCGTACGCCTTGCGGTGCTTCTTGGTCTCCAGCGAACGCAGCACCTGCTGAAGCTCCTTGATGTAGTCCACCACCCCTCCTATGATGGACGCTTGGTCTCCCTGCAAGCAGTTCATTGAGTGATGATGATCAACTAACATACTAACATGAGCATGAAGTTAACAGATAATTTATATATCTCtccatttggtctctctagctaTTTTGTCTCCCCTCTGATTATTGTAAACAACTCCATGATAGTTCGTTCTTTGCTAGATTCTCTTAAACGATGCATGTTTACTGGAGTACATACAAAAATATAATACTCCTATATATATGCATTGTAGCTTGTTAACCTAGCTGTTCTTAGTTTTTTACTGAACGCAGCATCATGCGTCAACACCCTCGTTTTACAAGGTGCAATAATCATGGAACTATATATACATATCAATTATCACACACACCACACTTGCAACCTAGGACTATCACACTTCACAAGAAAACTGCAAAAAGACAGAGCAGCATACATGCTACAGAGAAGAGAGAGGCAGGTCGATCATCAAGTGCAGCCATCGTCTATGGACGATCGTACATCGTCCTTGCATGGACACATGCTGACATGCACACTTTGTTAAGCGTGCATATATGGACACACACTACAGTGTCACACGCTGGCTTCtcatacaaaaaaaaaagagatgacgCGGTATTTTTCAGTTGGATTGCTGCTGTTTTGTTCAAACCATGCAAGAAAAGCTTATTAGATTAAAAATCAAAGATGATGCGGTATCTTTCAGTTGGATTACTCCTGTTTTGTTCAAATCAAGCAAGGAAAAAAAGCTTAttagattgaaaaaaaaaattgcaatgaAATTTCAAGTGTAGGAAGTCAAGTGTAGAGATTTGCATGCGTAGAGATTTGCTGAAGTAGTACTTTTAGCAAGTCAAGTGTAGGAAGCATGACAAAAAGGAAGTAGTAGCGAATGCATGCTATATATTAAGACCATGTAGTAGACTAGTAGTAGACTTTTATAGCTTAGCTATAAGCAGTCTTACCCTCTTGACGTAGAAGCAGGGCATGAGCGAGCGCAGCACGGCGAGGTGCTCGTTCATCTGCTTCCTCCGGTTGCGCTCCACCGTGATGTGTGACATCTTCGCCTCCCCCTCGTCAGCGGCTGCATCATCTGTCACCGCTGAACCCTTGTGCTTCTTCTGCACGGGAGCGCTGCCGCCACTGCCTTTCTCCTTATCGCCCGTGCGCCTGTTCCCAGACGGCCTAGCCCCCACGGCGCCAGCAGTGGAGCTCTGGCGATATGCTTGCATAGCCGCAGAAGAACCGCCTCCACCACCATCACCGGCGCCGTTCGTGCGCTCCTCCCATGTAGTCCCGATGATGCTGAAGAGGTCCTCAGCGCCCGACAGGCGGTGCCGGAGCTTGCAGTGGTCGTCGACCACGAGCTCGCACAGGCCGTCCCCCATTGatggccgccgccgcagcagggaGGAAAGTGCAGTGCACGGCAAAGTAATATAAGCAGGCGGCGATAGCTACCTATTCACGTACTTGTCTCGATCGTGTTCTAAATATAGCATCTGAATCTGATCATAGAAGAAGTGGTAGGAGAGGAAGTATGCAAAAAGTGAGAGGAACCTTTTGCTTGCTACTTTTATGCACGCACAGGCTCGAAAAAgtgagaggaggagagagagacaAGAGTAGACCGTTGTTGCTGATCTTTGTATAGTCGTGTGAGAGCACCATCGTCATAAATATAGGGAAGAGACGGCTCTAGATGGGGGAGCCTGTTCCACAGATACGGCGGCCACAACCCTAACTCTGGGACCTTCGTGCTTCTCATGGGCCCTAGAGATGTCTCAAGGGTTTAATATATATGGTACTGGACATGAAAGGATGTGGGATCAGTGTGTGAAAATTTAACTTAAACTAAACGCTAGAACCATCTTAGTTTTGTGGGTTTTTAGCTAGGGTAAATCCATGCATCTTACAACTGACTGTTCATTATGGATGtgatttttgttgttgttgttgtagctgCTTAAAAGCATCATCTCTCAAGCCACAACAACAAAGTCTTCAAATAATAATTGAAGTTAGCTTCTACCTAACATAATTAAAAAAACTCAAACACAACACAACAACTAATAAGCACTACGTGAAAACACGCATAAGTGACTAGCTAGCTAGTAGCTAGTAAGGCTTCCGTACTGTGGACATGCCTGCTCTGGCATGAGCTGTGAAGCACCCTGCTCCACAGTACAAGTTTTCGCCTCCTTCAAAGCCAGCGACCAAGTCTACCATTGTTGAAGCTCCTCCTCTTGGCTGGACGCCCATGGAGCTCCAGGGCTTAAACTTCCGCTCTGGCCTCGGCGTTCAGGCTGCGATCAATAGTAAGTTTGGTTGCTCGATTTCTCCGGATGTTTCTTCgggtgctttctttcttgttgcgTCTTTTGGTAGATGCAAGTTCAAGTTGTGTTCCGTTTCGGCTAGCCTCCTTTCTCCAAGCCACCATCAGTGGCCTGGCCAaggattttgatgttgtccctttGTCGGACAGGGTTTTTCACTTCTCGGTCTCCTCCAGGCTTGTTGGTTTTCACGTCTTTAAGTTCCGGTCCTTTTCTTGTACTATTTACAAAGTTTACTTCCATCTATGGAGCAATGGTGGCCCTCGCTGGATCCCTGAATGGTGAGCTTTCCGTGTGGAAGAAGAAAATGCTTGGATCCCAGCACCTAGCAACAAGGCtaaaggggaccatgacgcctaagaaggGGGTTGAATTAATTAACTTAAAAATCTAATTCTAAACTATgggggccttccccacgcgcaagtgggtctccgacgtgccttccggcaagcctctcccggatgctccccgccgtcttcactatcaagctttcggccaaaacgctgcgggccttgttctctccggtacacggtggcggccacaccacaaacgcggttggtgtgatctcgcaagactacaagcccctccgatgtacaacaatggtgctcgcaagcaccgggtagtaagaggtatgcaaacctcattaaacactaggcctaaacctagagcaagcgcataagcggtggtctaatcaacctaagcacttcgcaaagcacctacgctaatcatctaatgaatcactaagcactatgcaagtggagatcactaaaatggtgtatcaataccctagatatgtttccttagctccacacattACCAAATGGTCGGTCGGggattgtatttataagccccactgagaaagtagccattggggacaaaatctcacttttctgctactgactggatgctgatcacgtcctgatcggacgtgtccggtcgtcccgaccgttggagccacgaacaactgatcggacgctgccagcgtccggtcacatgccaccggacgcgtccggtcgcaatttcatCGCTTTGGAACatctctgtacttgatcggacgctgctgtcctgtgtccagtcgatttgccgccagcatccggtcacttgctgaatGTGTTGCTGagctgatgaacagtgccatcggtgcgttcGATCGATccacttgttcagcgtccggtcactgctactAATGCCTGCTATTGCcaagccactgatcggagcgttcggtcactttcctccagtgtccggtgcagcgtccggtcacctctgtgagctcgtttcttcgcgatcttgcatacggcttggttcctatcttcatgcttggactttgcttgatatcttgggtcttctcttgtgcttctaaggtcttgcttgtggtgttgatcatcggattatcacgtcgccttcgttcaagtcacatcttgcatcctgttgaactacaaaacaatcacttgcaaattcattagtctaatttggttgtgttgatcatcaaacaccaaaatccaaagtaaatgggcctagggtccatttttcttacaatctcttcctttttggtgattaatgacaacacgaccaaagcaatcaaataataaaaaatttgaatttaaaacctatctacttgctaggatgcaatgcaaggggcaagattatatgatgctaaaagatactacttgtaagactacataaaaactcatcttgcccttgt encodes:
- the LOC136471577 gene encoding transcription factor SPEECHLESS-like, whose protein sequence is MGDGLCELVVDDHCKLRHRLSGAEDLFSIIGTTWEERTNGAGDGGGGGSSAAMQAYRQSSTAGAVGARPSGNRRTGDKEKGSGGSAPVQKKHKGSAVTDDAAADEGEAKMSHITVERNRRKQMNEHLAVLRSLMPCFYVKRGDQASIIGGVVDYIKELQQVLRSLETKKHRKAYAEQVLSPRPAGSVSAASPRPLVVKSTPPLSPRVAVPISPRTPTPGSPYKPAAASGAAGTGSCRLPYLAAAAYMAASPVITPTSSSSSYSYDQQQQHYSTQTTTYLPTLDSLVTELAAQAGCRPAAAGLTIPDVKVEFAGPNLVLKTVSHRAPGQALKIIAALESLSLEILHVSVSTVDDTMVHSFTIKIGIECELSAEELVQKIQQTFL